The Salmo trutta chromosome 22, fSalTru1.1, whole genome shotgun sequence genome contains the following window.
gtgggtgcaacCAGTGCATCACTCACTGCAAAAACACCTGGGGTGTTGATGGAGTgatgttgaaaaacgttttgaaacagtTTACTCCAAAaggaaaatgttttgcaacaaaaaTAGTTTGTATTGGAAAAAATGCAGGTAGGTCCCTCCTCGTTTTGTTCCGTTTactctgtttgcttccatttggttGTTATTAAACAGATTTCAATACAATACTTAATTAATACACACACCCCTGGGCCACACTTCACatcactctcccccctctccctccccccatctctcccccccatctccctccccccctcctgtAGTGTTTTCCAGGTGTGAAGGTAGATGTGAGTTATGACTATGAGATGCTGCCCAGCAGGAAGCCCAAGTTCCTGGCCCAGAGCGCCGCCCATGTGGCGGGAGCTGTGTACTACTACCAACGCTCCGACGTACCTGACCACCCCTGGGGGGAGAAGGTGAGTGACAGGTCCGAAGGGGTTATTCAATCATTCATTTACTAATAAATAGGGTGCTGTATGTTCTTTGGTTCACAGATGGCCAGTCATTTGTATTACCTATAAAACTATTTATACTACCCCTTtgtcttcctctcccccctcgctACCTCTTGTCACTTCTACAGAAGATGTTTGGTGTGTGTATACACCCGCGTCTGGGGGGCTGGTTTGCTATCAGAGCTATGTTAGTGTTTGTTGGGTCTGAGGTGGGTTCGGAGCTGCAGCAGACAGCTCCTCCTGACTGTGTTCCTACCAGGGAGGATAGGATACAGCTACTGGAGGACTTCAACCTCAGATGGCAGGTAGGATTCACACTATATACTATAGTAATAACTATTGATCAATAATATGGTTGGCAGATAGCCCTGCTACAATATACTGGATTAATAAGTATGGATCAACAATAAGGATAGCATGGCAGGTAGGTCTGCAACTATATACTGTTGCAGTATCTATATCAATAATGGGTGCAAATTATGCATATATTAATAAATATAATTATGTATGATTCATTTAAACAAGATAAAGACAAAGTTTAGAGAATATATAATCTGTGTTGACAGGACTGGAGTTACAGAGATATCGTCCCCCCAGTCCAAACCTACTCCCAGAAACAGAGAGACTACTTCTCCACCCCCCCAGCCCAGCGACTAAACCTGCTCACAGACTGGGGCTACCTGACAGGGGGAGAAGAGGACAACACACAGGAGAACTGACAGATGATAACAGTGAGAGGAGACGCTACAGTTAGACTTGGCTGGCTCTGAAGAAACTGACTCTAAGGGAATGGTATGGTTTGAGGACATTTTGGACATGCAATCCCTACATGCTCATTGGTAGGTACTGTGGTCTTTCTGTATTCACAGACAGTGTTCCACTCTGAGAGCTAATGTACTTTATCTGCCTTTGCCTATTGGCCTATGAAGTTACTGCAATGTTTAGAGTTAGATGGTAGTGTGAAAAGGGATATCTTTCATGGAAAAGCAATAATAGTAAGTTTAAATGTGGTAAAGGAATTAATAAATGCACaaacatttgttattgttttgatAATTTTTCAGTTGTACTGTGAAATGATCCATGTTGAACAGTTGTACTGTACATTTAGTGAGTTAGTGCCCTCTAGAGGAGACATGAAGTAGTGTGACCTGAGCTTTTGCTCAAAAGAGACTACTGATATTCTTTATCATCAAActattatttttattaaaaataaataattgttggaCACGCATGCATCAATTGGATAAATAATGCTCATTCTGCTTTAGCTTTTAGTCAGTGACTCATGATGTTGATGCAAAAGTCCTTCTGAGGTTTAGGGTTATTGTTATGATGATAAAGAAGGCTGTGTTCTAATCCAGCCCAGTAGAGTTCTCCCGTAGTCCACTGATGCCAGGAACAGTCCCACTAGAGCAATGTCTCCAAACCTACCACATCTGGGACGACACACGTTAAAGCTTGTGTGTTGTCTTACCTCCTGTGGTGTATACGTGTGCAAACACAACCCTACTGAATAGCCACACCAACCCCAGAGTACTGGCCAGATGCTGCGACGCATACACACAATGGTTAGCACCATTTCATCCCCTAAATATGAATACTAATCATCAAGCTAGCATAGTTTACTGAACCACCCCTACTATACGACCTATGCAATGTGTGTGTTGTTGAACATACTTGTACTCACAGAATGCTACAGGCCTCCGGAGCCAGATGGAAAAATAATGGAGGGATACAGTAACATTCACAATTTACTCCCTTTGTTATACACCCTATTCTCTGGCCAGCACAGCTGTATTCTAGTTGTTCAATCATTTCTGTAGTGCTGCCTtcctcactcattctctctctcttgtggcTAAGCCCTCTGGTTAGGTTGCCTACAGCAGGGCAGTATGTAATTCATTTGGAGCAAGGTTGAACTGAACTCTTCACTACCCAGCATACCAAAATTGTTTatttgaaagttcccagaacattcgttaggttgcggcaaatgttctcataacacaaaaactgtccagttgtgctgatgattataAAATGTTTATATAACATTCGCTTGATGTTGAAAGAATGTTCCCAGGACGTTGCGCTCACATTTTGTTGCCGCAGTATGTTCTAAAAACATTACTTGTGCATTGTTATTACATTAACTGGAAAACGTAATGAGAACATTTGAGGACTGTTccagatgttgtgcacaacatttttgtgaATATTAGAGTATTAAAATATTTGAATATTAAAAatggttatcaaaacattctTAGATCATTCTTGGGATGTTATGATCGTAATGTTTGATAAAACGCAAACTAGaacttaatgggaatcttagcAAATGTCCTGGGAACGTTCCTGGTTTGTTGGGTACATTCTGTCATCCACTGTGCTTTCCATGGCAGCCATCTCAGTTTTATAGAGCCTTATTACCATCCTTTACAGTACTGCGTTCCAAATCTCTGGGGTGAAAGgtgtgtgcacgcacacacactcacctgcagTCATGCTAATACTAGTCATCCGAGGTCATTATTAATGGGTACACAGTCTAGGGTGTGTTTGATCTGCCATAAATACACCACTGATAGGCCTgacggattcgaaccagggactgtagtgacgcctcttgcactgagattaagtgccttagaccgctgcgccacattaataaatatatttcaatgagtgaaggctcctcagaggaggaaggggaggatcatcctcagtgaatttcataaaaatagtgaaacaatgAAAAAGGTTATCCTTTTTCTGTAGATACAACTATAccaaatatattcacgtcaccaaataattgattaaaatacactgttttgcaatggtctagagtagcctcagcagcacacTGTAggatagcaccatggtgtagccggaggacagctagcttctgtcctcctctgggtacattgacttcaatacaaaacctagaaggttcatggttctcacccccttccaaaGACTTACacaggacatcctccaacctatcagagctcttgcatcataaactgacatgttgtccaccacCAATCAAAAGGTCAGAGAAtcaatctagtactgaaagcacaaCCGattcagctagctagcactgcagtgcatgaaatatggtgagtagttgactcacagatcaccaacc
Protein-coding sequences here:
- the mmachc gene encoding cyanocobalamin reductase / alkylcobalamin dealkylase, producing MALPTVNVADVRKALSNHLSKLGFEVYPLKIGWYNAVLSPSLHLSYPDDTLGVVVLSTPDMFEQAFLPFMESRGWKGVSADPIDQCVKHCINNTVSECFPGVKVDVSYDYEMLPSRKPKFLAQSAAHVAGAVYYYQRSDVPDHPWGEKKMFGVCIHPRLGGWFAIRAMLVFVGSEVGSELQQTAPPDCVPTREDRIQLLEDFNLRWQDWSYRDIVPPVQTYSQKQRDYFSTPPAQRLNLLTDWGYLTGGEEDNTQEN